GGGTCTCCATCTCCTGGGTGCGCGGCCTGACCAGGCCTGGGCGTCCCCCGCAGTTGCTGTCGAGGCTGACACTGCTTAAGCTCCGGGTGAGGTGGAGCCATGGGGGGAGGACACAGGGGTCCAAGTCTGGGTGGACCACTGGGGGTACGACACTGGGGTGGTGTTCATCTGGGGGTCTGCGGCTGTGACCACACAGCTGGTAGAAGGGATGTGGGTTTCAGAATGCACTCTTacatccccctccacctccatctcctccactgcCAAGCTCAGGTCCATCTGCTCAGACAGCCAAGCACCTGAGAGTGGACCTTCCATGGCCAGTCCTGAGAGCCTCTCCAGCTGGTCCACGCTCTGCCTCACCAGCCCCAGCTCCTGCCCTGTCCTCTGTAGCTGGGCCAGGGCATCCTGCTCCTGCTGTGGctccactccaccactaggagggtccacctccaccccagcaGGCTGCAACTCCACACCAGGAGGCTGACCCGCTGGCCTCTCCCCCTCCAAGCTGAGCTTCATAAAAGTGAGCTCTGTGATGACTCCAGTCCCCGCCTCCCTCCCTGGCTTTGgctcctgttcttcctcctcttcctcctgtagcTCGTCCATGTCCTCCGTCTCCAGGGAGCAGTGTCTGTCTCGGGGCAGCTCCTCGCAGCTCATGGGCGACACCAGCCGCTGGCGGTAGGCCTCCAGGCGGGCAATGGTAGCAGGGAGGGCACAGGGTGAGTGGGGGGTGGGTGTGTTGGTGAAGTGGGTGCCAGGGGGGTCTATGGAGATAGTGGGGACCACCCCGCAGTGGCGTGTGGGGTTAAGGCGGTGGTTGCGGCCTCCTGCCGGGCGCTCACAGCGCCGCCCTGGTGGCAGACGCAGGCAGTCTTTACAGGACTGGTAGGAGGGCTTCACTTTGTAAGGGTTTCCTGTGCTAGCACTGTCCTaaacagaagaaacagagagagggagggaatgcaTGGTTAGGCACAGAGAGTGACAGGGTAACGGACCAAGGACATTACCTGATTTAAGGTCTTGAAGCAAATAAAACAGATTATGACACCTACAAGATGATAATCCCTTAAATGAAATGGGATCAAATAATGACAGAAATATTACACTTACAGAATTACAATTATAGGCTTAATATCTCAACCCTAACCTCAAGCCAGTTCAAGTTAAAAGTAAGCAAACCAGCATAATTCTTATAGATACAGGCATTAATTACTGTCCCACTCACGTCGAAGGCAGCGGGGCAGCTGCGCTTGGCAGCCAGGCGGTTACTGTTATTGGCGTTCTCGTTGTTGAAGCGGTTTACGTTGGCCTGatccttcctctcctcgtcctccgtcactccctctcctcctgcaggTGTCCGGGCCAGGGCGGCAATCTCCGCCTCCTCCTTCTGcgcctcctcctcgtcctcctcctccaccgTGCTGAACTCCAGGCGTAGCCTCATGTCCTCCAGGGGTTCCAGGCGGCCCCCACAGGTTTGGGCGGCAGTGCCCTCCCCGGGCAAAGCCAGTTGGGCCATGGGGAAGCCCTCGTCCTCCAGAAGGGCGTCCCTCTCCACATCCTCGATCTCGATGAACACCCTTTCCATGCCCAGCAGGGGAGGGCCGCGCACTGGGGTGGAGGGCTCGCTGTCCAGGGCCGTGTCCGACAGCCGTCTGAAGTAGTAATTGTAGTTGAGAGGGTCCAGGGCGTCCACCTCCAGGCCCCGGCAGGGGGAGGCGCTGCAGCCCTCTCCCCCCCAGGCCTCATCCTCCACGGGGGTATCCTCTCCACCACAACACTGGCCAGACGCCTCATCTGGGATGTCCTCCCCTCCCTCGGGCCTCCACAGCTTGTTGTGGCGCTGTTTACTGGGGAACACATTATGGTTATTGTAACCACATCACTATGTACAGAGTATATGTACTTTATACAGACAAAACGAGATGCTTAGCCACTAATAAAACTTAAGGATCATTCAGTCACAATGACCTGCAATCTATCTACCAACCTAATTATAAGCTAATAACCTTAGACTGCTTACCTTACCT
The sequence above is a segment of the Oncorhynchus gorbuscha isolate QuinsamMale2020 ecotype Even-year linkage group LG16, OgorEven_v1.0, whole genome shotgun sequence genome. Coding sequences within it:
- the LOC123998707 gene encoding protein phosphatase Slingshot homolog 1-like isoform X2 translates to MALVTLQRSPTPSAASTASTNAGEELGCDDDRRANQSLSESFFMVKGAALFLQQGTNAQGPKTPTHHKHAGDLPRHLQVMINTLRSEDRIKLAVRLESGWSDRVRYMVVVYTSGRQDTEENILLGMDFTDKDSKSCSIGMVLPLWSDTKIHLDGDGGFSVTTGGRSHVFKPVSVQAMWSALQILHKASDVSRRHNYFPGGMALTWMGFYESCITSEQSCINEWNTMTDLETMRPDSPAMFVDRPTERERTECAIKAKLRSMMMFRDLENVTSKEIRVELEQHMSCNLKEYKEFLDNEMLLILGQMDKATLIFDHLYLGSEWNASNLEELRDCGVGYILNVTREIDNFFQGTFSYHNIRVFDEEATDLLAHWNETYNFIVRAKKNQSKCLVHCKMGVSRSASTVIAYAMKEYGWTLEKAYNFVKQKRSIARPNAGFMKQLTEYEGILDASKQRHNKLWRPEGGEDIPDEASGQCCGGEDTPVEDEAWGGEGCSASPCRGLEVDALDPLNYNYYFRRLSDTALDSEPSTPVRGPPLLGMERVFIEIEDVERDALLEDEGFPMAQLALPGEGTAAQTCGGRLEPLEDMRLRLEFSTVEEEDEEEAQKEEAEIAALARTPAGGEGVTEDEERKDQANVNRFNNENANNSNRLAAKRSCPAAFDDSASTGNPYKVKPSYQSCKDCLRLPPGRRCERPAGGRNHRLNPTRHCGVVPTISIDPPGTHFTNTPTPHSPCALPATIARLEAYRQRLVSPMSCEELPRDRHCSLETEDMDELQEEEEEEQEPKPGREAGTGVITELTFMKLSLEGERPAGQPPGVELQPAGVEVDPPSGGVEPQQEQDALAQLQRTGQELGLVRQSVDQLERLSGLAMEGPLSGAWLSEQMDLSLAVEEMEVEGDVRVHSETHIPSTSCVVTAADPQMNTTPVSYPQWSTQTWTPVSSPHGSTSPGA
- the LOC123998707 gene encoding protein phosphatase Slingshot homolog 1-like isoform X1 is translated as MYFLHMDVLRSYKGGGDFVRRPVDSRELLRERSRIRMHLVVEPSQEAMLTMLPHFVKNAVLSKREIWRILSESFFMVKGAALFLQQGTNAQGPKTPTHHKHAGDLPRHLQVMINTLRSEDRIKLAVRLESGWSDRVRYMVVVYTSGRQDTEENILLGMDFTDKDSKSCSIGMVLPLWSDTKIHLDGDGGFSVTTGGRSHVFKPVSVQAMWSALQILHKASDVSRRHNYFPGGMALTWMGFYESCITSEQSCINEWNTMTDLETMRPDSPAMFVDRPTERERTECAIKAKLRSMMMFRDLENVTSKEIRVELEQHMSCNLKEYKEFLDNEMLLILGQMDKATLIFDHLYLGSEWNASNLEELRDCGVGYILNVTREIDNFFQGTFSYHNIRVFDEEATDLLAHWNETYNFIVRAKKNQSKCLVHCKMGVSRSASTVIAYAMKEYGWTLEKAYNFVKQKRSIARPNAGFMKQLTEYEGILDASKQRHNKLWRPEGGEDIPDEASGQCCGGEDTPVEDEAWGGEGCSASPCRGLEVDALDPLNYNYYFRRLSDTALDSEPSTPVRGPPLLGMERVFIEIEDVERDALLEDEGFPMAQLALPGEGTAAQTCGGRLEPLEDMRLRLEFSTVEEEDEEEAQKEEAEIAALARTPAGGEGVTEDEERKDQANVNRFNNENANNSNRLAAKRSCPAAFDDSASTGNPYKVKPSYQSCKDCLRLPPGRRCERPAGGRNHRLNPTRHCGVVPTISIDPPGTHFTNTPTPHSPCALPATIARLEAYRQRLVSPMSCEELPRDRHCSLETEDMDELQEEEEEEQEPKPGREAGTGVITELTFMKLSLEGERPAGQPPGVELQPAGVEVDPPSGGVEPQQEQDALAQLQRTGQELGLVRQSVDQLERLSGLAMEGPLSGAWLSEQMDLSLAVEEMEVEGDVRVHSETHIPSTSCVVTAADPQMNTTPVSYPQWSTQTWTPVSSPHGSTSPGA